In Holophagales bacterium, one DNA window encodes the following:
- the carB gene encoding carbamoyl-phosphate synthase large subunit, with product MPKRTDIHSILVLGSGPIVIGQACEFDYSGTQACRVLKREGYRVVLVNSNPATIMTDPEFADATYVEPLIPEIVERILERERPDAILPTVGGQTGINLAVALHERGALEKYGIELLGAGIDALRVGEDRELFKQAMEEVGLRVLKSGYAGSLEESLEIAARLGYPIIIRPSFTLGGEGGGVAYNRLELEEIVASALAASPSHRVLLEESVLGWKEFELEVMRDTADNAIVVCSVENVDAMGVHTGDSITCAPQQTLSDPEYQAMRDDAFRVIRRVGVATGGSNIQFGVDPKTGERVIIEMNPRVSRSSALASKATGFPIAKIAALLAVGYTLDEIPNDITGKSFAAFEPTLDYTVVKIPRWAFEKFPDTPTTLGTSMKSVGEVMAIGSTFHEALRKALAALELDGTLASREQKMSDPVRLRQRLATPSWERLFAVISALRQGWTVAEIAAATSIDPWFLREMQRVVELEEEVRCWTAATLPDEVLTEAKAAGLGDARLGLLMTCGREAVAAERQKRGLHRVYKRVDTCAAEFPASTPYLYSTWGLEDEIEPTDRRKVMILGSGPNRIGQGIEFDYCCVHAAFALRQLGFETIMVNCNPETVSTDYDTADRLYFEPLTHEHVMAIVAREKPEGVVLQLGGQTPLKLARGLAAAGVPIWGTSPDAIDLAEDRRRFGALLEEEGIRQPENGTAVTREEALVVARGIGFPVLVRPSYVLGGRAMAICHDEETLLHYVDQAAEVAGGHPILLDRFLDDAFEFDLDLVADGERAVVCGILQHIEEAGIHSGDSAAVLPPYKASAALLDEMRDVARRLALRLGVRGLMNVQFAWQEGGPLYVLEVNPRASRTVPFIAKAVGKPLVAIACQVMAGRTLAEIGFTEEPAVPGKFVKAPVFPFRRFPGVDPVLGPEMKSTGEVMGIAPDFGSAFAKAWIGAGNRLPLAGTAFLSVHDRDKAGVLPVARRLAGLGFRLVATAGTADFLDRHGHSVERVRKVHEGRPHVVDALINGEIQLVVNTPLGRESHDDDAAIRQTALKHDVPCITTLSGAMAAAEGIAALQEKRLEVMPLQELGARR from the coding sequence ATGCCGAAGCGCACCGACATCCATTCGATTCTGGTTCTGGGCTCCGGGCCGATCGTCATCGGTCAGGCCTGCGAGTTCGACTATTCCGGTACCCAGGCCTGCCGGGTGCTGAAGCGGGAGGGGTACCGGGTCGTCCTGGTCAACTCCAACCCGGCGACGATCATGACCGATCCGGAGTTCGCCGACGCGACGTACGTCGAGCCGCTGATCCCGGAGATCGTCGAGCGCATCCTCGAGCGCGAGCGGCCGGACGCCATTCTGCCGACCGTCGGGGGGCAGACGGGCATCAACCTGGCCGTGGCGCTCCACGAGCGCGGGGCGCTCGAGAAGTACGGCATCGAGCTCCTCGGCGCCGGGATCGACGCCCTGCGGGTGGGGGAGGACCGCGAGCTCTTCAAGCAGGCGATGGAGGAGGTCGGTCTGCGCGTCCTCAAGAGCGGCTACGCCGGGAGCCTCGAGGAGTCGCTCGAGATCGCCGCACGGTTGGGCTACCCGATCATCATCCGCCCGAGCTTCACCCTCGGCGGCGAGGGCGGCGGCGTCGCCTACAACCGCCTCGAGCTCGAGGAGATCGTCGCCTCGGCGCTCGCCGCCAGCCCGTCGCACCGCGTGCTGCTCGAAGAGTCGGTCCTCGGCTGGAAGGAGTTCGAGCTCGAGGTGATGCGCGACACCGCCGACAACGCGATCGTCGTCTGCTCGGTGGAGAACGTCGACGCGATGGGCGTGCACACCGGCGACTCGATCACCTGCGCGCCGCAGCAGACGCTCTCCGACCCCGAATACCAGGCGATGCGCGACGACGCCTTCCGGGTGATCCGCCGCGTCGGCGTCGCCACCGGCGGCTCGAACATCCAGTTCGGCGTCGACCCGAAGACGGGGGAGCGAGTCATCATCGAGATGAACCCGCGCGTCTCGCGCTCCTCGGCCCTCGCCTCGAAGGCGACCGGCTTCCCGATCGCCAAGATCGCCGCGCTGCTCGCCGTCGGCTACACCCTCGACGAGATCCCCAACGACATCACCGGCAAGTCGTTCGCCGCCTTCGAGCCGACGCTCGACTACACGGTGGTCAAGATCCCTCGCTGGGCGTTCGAGAAGTTCCCCGACACGCCGACGACCCTCGGCACTTCGATGAAGTCGGTCGGCGAGGTGATGGCGATCGGCTCGACCTTCCACGAGGCCTTGCGCAAGGCGCTCGCCGCGCTCGAGCTCGACGGCACCCTCGCCTCGCGCGAGCAGAAGATGTCCGATCCGGTGCGGCTCCGCCAGCGGCTCGCGACGCCGAGCTGGGAGCGGCTCTTCGCCGTCATTTCGGCGCTGCGCCAGGGCTGGACGGTCGCCGAGATCGCCGCGGCGACCTCGATCGACCCCTGGTTCCTGCGCGAGATGCAGCGCGTCGTCGAGCTCGAGGAGGAGGTGCGCTGCTGGACCGCCGCCACCCTGCCCGACGAGGTGCTCACCGAAGCCAAGGCGGCCGGCCTCGGCGATGCGCGACTCGGCCTGCTGATGACCTGCGGCCGCGAAGCGGTGGCGGCGGAGCGACAGAAGCGCGGCCTGCACCGCGTCTACAAGCGGGTCGACACCTGCGCGGCGGAGTTCCCGGCGAGCACGCCGTATCTCTATTCGACCTGGGGACTCGAGGACGAGATCGAGCCGACCGACCGCCGCAAGGTGATGATCCTCGGCTCGGGTCCGAACCGCATCGGCCAGGGGATCGAGTTCGACTACTGCTGCGTCCACGCGGCGTTCGCGCTGCGCCAGCTCGGCTTCGAGACGATCATGGTCAACTGCAACCCGGAGACCGTCTCGACCGACTACGACACCGCCGACCGGCTCTACTTCGAGCCGCTCACCCACGAGCACGTGATGGCGATCGTCGCCCGCGAGAAGCCCGAGGGTGTCGTCCTGCAGCTCGGCGGCCAGACGCCGCTCAAGCTCGCCCGCGGGCTCGCCGCGGCCGGCGTGCCGATCTGGGGGACGTCGCCCGACGCCATCGACCTCGCCGAGGACCGGCGGCGCTTCGGTGCGCTGCTCGAGGAGGAGGGGATCCGCCAGCCGGAGAACGGCACGGCGGTGACGCGCGAGGAGGCCCTGGTCGTCGCCCGCGGCATCGGCTTCCCGGTGCTGGTGCGGCCGAGCTACGTGCTCGGCGGACGCGCCATGGCGATCTGCCACGACGAGGAGACGCTGCTGCACTACGTCGATCAGGCGGCGGAGGTGGCGGGCGGCCACCCGATCCTGCTCGACCGGTTCCTCGACGACGCCTTCGAGTTCGACCTCGACCTGGTGGCCGACGGCGAGCGCGCGGTGGTCTGCGGCATCCTGCAGCACATCGAGGAGGCGGGGATCCACTCCGGCGACTCGGCGGCGGTCCTGCCGCCGTACAAGGCGAGCGCGGCGCTGCTCGACGAGATGCGCGACGTGGCGCGACGGCTGGCGCTGCGGCTGGGCGTGCGGGGACTGATGAACGTGCAGTTCGCCTGGCAGGAGGGCGGTCCGCTCTACGTGCTCGAGGTCAACCCGCGCGCCTCGCGCACGGTGCCGTTCATCGCCAAGGCGGTCGGCAAACCGCTCGTCGCCATCGCCTGTCAGGTGATGGCCGGGCGCACCCTCGCCGAGATCGGCTTCACCGAGGAGCCGGCGGTGCCGGGCAAGTTCGTCAAGGCACCGGTCTTCCCGTTCCGGCGCTTCCCGGGTGTCGACCCGGTGCTGGGACCGGAGATGAAGTCGACCGGCGAGGTGATGGGCATCGCGCCGGATTTCGGCAGCGCCTTCGCCAAGGCCTGGATCGGCGCCGGCAACCGCCTGCCGCTTGCCGGAACGGCGTTCCTCTCGGTGCACGACCGCGACAAGGCCGGCGTGCTGCCGGTGGCGCGGCGGCTCGCCGGGCTCGGCTTCCGGCTCGTCGCCACCGCCGGCACCGCCGACTTTCTCGACCGCCACGGCCACTCCGTCGAGCGCGTGCGCAAGGTGCACGAAGGGAGGCCGCACGTCGTCGACGCGCTGATCAACGGCGAGATCCAGCTCGTCGTCAACACGCCGCTCGGGCGCGAGTCGCACGACGACGACGCGGCGATCCGCCAGACCGCGCTCAAGCACGACGTGCCGTGCATCACCACCCTCTCGGGGGCGATGGCCGCCGCGGAAGGGATCGCGGCGCTGCAGGAGAAACGGCTCGAGGTGATGCCGCTGCAGGAGCTCGGCGCGCGGCGATGA
- a CDS encoding EAL domain-containing protein, translating to MNADGFGSRPDDLYRQVFERNPAVQLLVDPADGRIVEANPAACEFYGYDRAALAAHRIGDLNVAPAAEIAAAMADAVRRLRSRFAFRHRLASGEVRDVEVTSGPVEVGGRVLLHSIVHDVSERRRSEQLQAALFRISDVASRTANVEELCGELHAIVGELMFAGNFYIALDDPLAGRLSFPYWVDAHDPAPAPEPYGRGLTEYVLRTGRPLLASPEVFADLVAKGEVEQVGADSVDWLGVPLASGQRVLGVLAVQTYDARHRYRDADREVLTFVSRQIAVALERKRAEEQIRRLAYHDALTGLPNRLLFEDRLDVALAQARRAEQRVAVLFLDLDHFKLINDSLGHRGGDRVLRVLGERLAATVREGDTVARLGGDEFALVLSGLERTDDVGSIAQRLLDSVRLPVEVDGRELWATASLGASLYPEDGEDGEALLKHADSAMYRAKEQGRDSLQLYSPAMTVSALDRLSLETSLRGALSKGELLLHYQPILDCGSGRVTGVEALLRWQRADRCVPPSEFVPLAEITGLIVPIGPWVLATACAQLRRWHDAGWRDLKIGVNLSARQLQQPHLVEVIAGALAEAGLEPRFLDLEITESHAIQGAEAVFAALAELRALGVTLSIDDFGTGYSSLSYLQRLPVDAVKLDRSFLDETPLASETAAIASAVIDLAHALGLTVVAEGVETEEQRAFLVSRGCDRMQGFLLARPAPAEAIGELLAAAAALETR from the coding sequence ATGAACGCCGACGGCTTCGGATCTCGCCCGGACGATCTCTACCGCCAGGTCTTCGAACGCAACCCGGCGGTGCAGCTGCTCGTCGACCCGGCCGACGGTCGGATCGTCGAAGCCAATCCGGCGGCCTGCGAGTTCTATGGCTACGATCGTGCCGCGCTGGCGGCGCACCGGATCGGCGACCTGAACGTCGCCCCGGCGGCGGAGATCGCCGCCGCGATGGCCGACGCCGTCCGCCGCCTGCGTTCGCGCTTCGCCTTCCGCCATCGCCTCGCCTCGGGCGAGGTGCGCGACGTCGAGGTCACCTCCGGGCCGGTCGAGGTGGGCGGTCGCGTGCTGCTGCACTCGATCGTCCACGACGTCAGCGAGCGGCGGCGGAGCGAGCAGCTGCAGGCGGCGCTCTTCCGCATCTCCGACGTGGCGAGCCGCACGGCCAACGTCGAGGAGCTCTGCGGCGAGCTGCACGCCATCGTCGGCGAGCTGATGTTCGCCGGGAACTTCTACATCGCCCTCGACGATCCGCTCGCCGGCCGCCTGAGCTTCCCCTACTGGGTCGACGCCCACGATCCGGCCCCGGCTCCGGAGCCGTACGGCCGCGGACTGACCGAGTACGTCCTGCGCACCGGACGACCGTTGCTCGCCAGCCCCGAGGTCTTCGCCGACCTGGTGGCGAAGGGGGAGGTCGAACAGGTCGGTGCCGACTCGGTCGACTGGCTCGGCGTGCCACTCGCCAGCGGCCAGCGCGTCCTCGGCGTGCTGGCGGTGCAGACCTACGACGCCCGTCATCGCTACCGCGACGCCGATCGCGAGGTGCTCACCTTCGTGTCGCGCCAGATCGCCGTGGCGCTGGAGCGCAAGCGCGCCGAGGAGCAGATCCGCCGCCTGGCCTACCACGACGCGCTCACCGGGCTGCCGAACCGCCTGCTCTTCGAGGACCGCCTCGACGTGGCCCTGGCGCAGGCGCGGCGAGCCGAGCAGCGGGTGGCGGTGCTCTTCCTCGACCTCGACCACTTCAAGCTGATCAACGACTCGCTGGGGCACCGCGGCGGCGACCGCGTGCTGCGCGTCCTCGGCGAGCGGCTGGCGGCGACCGTGCGCGAAGGCGACACGGTGGCGCGGCTGGGCGGCGACGAGTTCGCGCTGGTGCTCTCCGGGCTCGAACGGACCGACGACGTGGGGTCGATCGCCCAGCGACTGCTCGATTCGGTGCGACTGCCGGTCGAAGTCGACGGACGAGAGCTCTGGGCGACGGCGAGCCTCGGAGCCAGCCTCTACCCGGAAGACGGCGAGGACGGCGAGGCGCTGCTCAAGCACGCCGACAGCGCGATGTACCGGGCCAAGGAACAGGGGCGCGACAGCTTGCAGCTCTACTCGCCGGCGATGACGGTGAGCGCTCTCGACCGGCTCTCGCTCGAGACTAGCCTGCGCGGAGCGCTCTCCAAGGGGGAGCTGCTGCTGCACTACCAGCCGATCCTCGACTGCGGCAGCGGCCGGGTGACCGGCGTCGAGGCGTTGCTGCGCTGGCAGCGAGCGGACCGTTGCGTTCCGCCGTCGGAGTTCGTGCCACTTGCCGAGATCACCGGGTTGATCGTGCCGATCGGACCGTGGGTGCTGGCGACGGCCTGCGCGCAGCTCCGGCGCTGGCACGACGCGGGATGGCGCGACCTCAAGATCGGCGTCAACCTCTCGGCGCGCCAGTTGCAGCAGCCGCACCTCGTCGAGGTAATCGCCGGGGCGCTCGCGGAGGCCGGGCTCGAGCCGCGTTTCCTCGACCTCGAGATCACCGAGAGCCATGCGATCCAGGGGGCCGAAGCGGTGTTCGCCGCGCTCGCCGAGCTGCGTGCGCTCGGCGTCACCCTGTCGATCGACGATTTCGGCACCGGCTACTCCTCGCTCTCCTACCTGCAGCGCCTGCCGGTCGACGCCGTCAAGCTCGACCGCTCGTTCCTCGACGAGACGCCGCTCGCCTCCGAGACCGCCGCGATCGCCAGCGCGGTCATCGACCTGGCGCACGCCCTCGGGCTGACGGTGGTCGCCGAAGGGGTGGAGACGGAGGAGCAGCGAGCGTTCCTCGTCTCGCGCGGCTGCGACCGGATGCAGGGGTTCCTGCTCGCCCGCCCGGCTCCGGCCGAGGCGATCGGAGAGCTTCTCGCCGCCGCCGCGGCGCTCGAAACACGTTGA
- a CDS encoding insulinase family protein, with amino-acid sequence MTLSPGSSAAPPLPAGIEAVTSVEGIQELRLANGLRLLLFPDPSKPTTTVNVTYLVGSRHEGYGESGMAHLLEHLVFKGTPRHPDIPQELTARGARPNGSTWVDRTNYFETFPASPENLEWALDLEADRMVSSFIAQEHLDSEMTVVRNEFEIGENDPHGVLMERVFSTAYLWHNYGRSTIGARSDIERVPIGNLQAFYRRWYQPDNAVLVVAGRFDEHHALESVARTFGAIPRPERQLPETWTEEPAQDGERTVTLHRAGEVQLAAAAFHVPAGAHPDFAAVDLLAHVLGDTPAGRLHRRLVERRLASSAGAWAFQFRDPSLLYLVAEVRRGQSLAEARDAMLAELDGLAGDEPPAEVEVERARAARLKAWDATMRNSERAALRLSEWAAMGDWRLMFLHRDRLQAATVEDVQRVAALYLATENRTVGLFVPTDGPRRAAVPPAPDLATMVAGYRGDPGFAAGEPFDPAPAAIEARLERFTLDAGTRVVLLPKRTRGGTVQLAATFRFGDEASLAGRGLDGELAAAMLTRGSRRRDRQAIQDELDRLRAQLRLGGGADAVQATLEVGRGELPAALALLAELLREPAFPERELELLREEHLASLAEAGRDPQQVAFTAFRRRLAAFPEGDPRHVWLPQAKIAALAEVRAERLRELWEGQAGASTGEIAVVGDFDPVALRALLGELFGSWRSPRPFARLATPFRPYDAGEEVFPITDKESAVHVAGAAFPLREDDADFAPFVLGNFMTGGGFLNSRLATRLRQKEGFSYGTGSSFRASAFEPDAVFLAYAFYAPQNHERLAAAMAEELERILADGFAEDEVAVARQGWLQGRDLARGNDRELARALAQREFQGRTLAWDAALEARAAALDGEAILAAMRRQLRLDRLVLVRAGNFASAAAASAS; translated from the coding sequence ATGACCCTGTCTCCCGGCTCGTCCGCTGCACCGCCGCTGCCCGCGGGAATCGAAGCGGTCACGTCGGTCGAGGGGATCCAGGAGCTCCGCCTGGCCAACGGCCTGCGGCTCCTGCTCTTCCCGGATCCGTCGAAACCGACGACCACCGTCAACGTCACCTATCTCGTCGGCTCGCGCCACGAGGGATACGGCGAGAGCGGAATGGCGCATCTGCTCGAGCACCTGGTGTTCAAGGGGACGCCGCGCCACCCCGACATCCCGCAGGAGCTCACGGCCCGCGGCGCACGGCCGAACGGTTCGACCTGGGTCGACCGCACGAACTACTTCGAGACCTTCCCCGCCTCGCCGGAGAACCTCGAGTGGGCGCTCGACCTCGAGGCCGACCGCATGGTGTCGAGCTTCATCGCGCAGGAGCATCTCGACTCCGAGATGACGGTGGTGCGCAACGAGTTCGAGATCGGCGAGAACGACCCGCACGGCGTCCTGATGGAGCGGGTCTTCTCGACCGCCTACCTCTGGCACAACTACGGGCGGTCGACGATCGGCGCGCGCTCCGACATCGAGCGGGTACCGATCGGCAACTTGCAGGCGTTCTACCGCCGCTGGTACCAGCCGGACAACGCGGTGTTGGTGGTGGCCGGACGGTTCGACGAGCACCATGCGCTCGAGTCGGTGGCCCGGACCTTCGGGGCGATTCCGCGACCCGAGCGGCAGCTTCCCGAGACCTGGACCGAGGAGCCGGCGCAGGACGGCGAACGCACGGTGACCCTCCATCGCGCCGGCGAGGTGCAACTGGCGGCGGCGGCGTTCCACGTGCCGGCGGGAGCGCACCCGGACTTCGCCGCCGTCGACCTGCTCGCCCACGTGCTCGGCGACACGCCGGCCGGCAGGCTCCACCGCCGCCTCGTCGAGCGCCGGCTCGCCTCGTCGGCAGGGGCCTGGGCGTTCCAGTTCCGCGATCCGAGCCTGCTCTACCTGGTGGCCGAAGTGCGGCGCGGGCAGTCGCTCGCCGAGGCGCGCGACGCCATGCTCGCCGAGCTCGACGGGCTCGCCGGCGACGAGCCGCCGGCGGAGGTCGAGGTCGAACGGGCCCGGGCCGCACGGCTCAAGGCGTGGGACGCCACGATGCGCAACTCGGAGCGGGCGGCCCTGCGACTCTCGGAGTGGGCGGCGATGGGCGACTGGCGCCTGATGTTCCTCCACCGCGACCGCCTCCAGGCCGCGACCGTCGAGGACGTGCAGCGCGTCGCCGCGCTCTACCTCGCCACCGAGAACCGTACCGTCGGCCTCTTCGTGCCGACCGACGGGCCGCGTCGCGCCGCCGTGCCGCCGGCGCCCGACCTCGCGACGATGGTCGCCGGATACCGCGGCGATCCGGGGTTCGCCGCGGGCGAGCCGTTCGATCCGGCCCCGGCGGCGATCGAGGCGCGACTGGAGCGTTTCACCCTCGACGCGGGGACACGGGTCGTCCTGCTGCCCAAGCGCACGCGCGGCGGGACGGTGCAGCTCGCGGCGACCTTCCGTTTCGGCGACGAGGCGAGCCTCGCCGGCCGGGGGCTCGACGGCGAGCTCGCCGCGGCGATGCTGACCCGCGGCAGCCGACGGCGCGATCGCCAGGCGATCCAGGACGAGCTCGACCGGCTGCGCGCCCAGTTGCGTCTCGGCGGTGGAGCCGACGCGGTGCAGGCGACCCTCGAGGTCGGCCGCGGCGAGCTCCCGGCGGCGCTCGCCCTGCTCGCCGAGCTGTTGCGCGAGCCGGCCTTCCCGGAGCGCGAGCTCGAGCTGTTGCGGGAAGAGCATCTCGCCTCGCTGGCCGAAGCGGGGCGCGACCCGCAGCAGGTGGCGTTCACCGCCTTCCGCCGCCGTCTGGCCGCCTTCCCCGAAGGCGATCCGCGACACGTCTGGCTGCCGCAGGCGAAGATCGCCGCGCTTGCCGAGGTGCGCGCGGAGCGCTTGCGCGAGCTGTGGGAGGGGCAGGCCGGGGCCTCGACGGGGGAGATCGCCGTCGTCGGCGACTTCGATCCGGTGGCGCTGCGGGCGCTCCTCGGCGAGTTGTTCGGCTCGTGGCGCAGCCCTCGACCGTTCGCCCGGCTCGCCACCCCGTTCCGGCCCTACGACGCCGGCGAGGAAGTCTTCCCGATCACCGACAAGGAGAGCGCCGTCCATGTCGCCGGCGCCGCCTTCCCGCTGCGCGAAGACGACGCGGACTTCGCTCCCTTCGTTCTCGGCAATTTCATGACCGGCGGCGGCTTCCTCAACTCCCGCCTGGCGACGCGGTTGCGGCAGAAGGAGGGCTTCTCCTACGGCACCGGTTCGTCGTTCCGCGCCAGTGCCTTCGAGCCGGACGCGGTCTTCCTCGCCTACGCCTTCTACGCGCCGCAGAACCACGAACGGCTCGCCGCGGCGATGGCCGAGGAGCTCGAGCGGATCCTCGCCGACGGCTTCGCCGAGGACGAGGTCGCCGTGGCGCGGCAGGGATGGCTCCAGGGCCGCGACCTGGCGCGCGGCAACGATCGCGAGCTGGCACGCGCGCTCGCCCAGCGTGAGTTCCAAGGTCGTACGCTGGCCTGGGACGCGGCGCTCGAAGCCCGCGCCGCGGCGCTCGACGGCGAGGCGATCCTGGCGGCGATGCGCCGCCAGCTGCGGCTCGACCGCCTGGTGCTCGTGCGGGCCGGCAACTTCGCCTCCGCGGCGGCCGCTTCGGCGTCGTGA